A single region of the Paraburkholderia megapolitana genome encodes:
- a CDS encoding chloride channel protein, whose protein sequence is MSAEIDRRTGPAEAPRSLVRFAVVTVLTGVGAGIGGMALALLLHAIQHVAYGYSVAHMISTESFLEGVTDTVPLRRLLVLTVCGLIAGFGWWALYRFGRPLVSIRQAVKSDNPRMPGVSTTIHALLQIITVAMGSPLGREVAPREIGSVWAAWLAQRAGLSVRDRQIMVACGAGAGLAAVYNVPLGGAVFVLEVLLCTFDWAVVVPALATSAIAAVVAWIGLGNEHQYQVPQFTLTAQLMVSSVVCGPLFGLAAYGFTRLTSRARALAPKDWRLPVLTILNFAVIGLLAMSWPQLLGNGKGPAGLSFDSHLTVGLAAILLVLKVVITSSSLRSGAEGGLLTPGIAIGALFALVIAGLLNQIWPGMQPGAFAIVGAAAFLAASMQMPITAVVLILEFTRVNHDLLIPILLAVGGSVSTLKLAARWFPLPFVPAKRPVGAVSIERTA, encoded by the coding sequence GATCGATCGTCGCACGGGACCCGCGGAGGCACCTCGTTCGCTCGTGAGATTTGCCGTGGTCACCGTTCTGACGGGCGTGGGCGCTGGCATCGGCGGCATGGCGCTCGCGCTCCTGCTGCATGCAATCCAGCACGTCGCCTACGGCTACAGCGTGGCGCACATGATCAGTACGGAAAGCTTCCTCGAAGGCGTGACCGATACGGTGCCGCTGCGGCGGTTGCTCGTGTTGACGGTGTGCGGGTTGATTGCGGGTTTCGGATGGTGGGCGTTGTATCGTTTCGGCCGCCCGCTCGTCAGCATCCGGCAGGCCGTGAAAAGCGATAACCCGCGCATGCCGGGTGTCAGCACGACCATCCACGCACTGCTGCAGATCATCACCGTGGCAATGGGGTCGCCGCTCGGCCGCGAAGTTGCACCGCGCGAAATCGGCTCGGTGTGGGCAGCCTGGCTGGCGCAACGCGCCGGGCTTTCGGTAAGAGACCGGCAGATCATGGTGGCCTGCGGTGCCGGAGCCGGTCTCGCGGCGGTTTATAACGTGCCGCTCGGTGGCGCGGTGTTTGTGCTCGAAGTCCTGCTCTGCACGTTCGACTGGGCCGTTGTCGTGCCGGCTCTCGCGACCTCCGCGATTGCAGCAGTCGTCGCGTGGATCGGTCTGGGCAACGAGCACCAGTACCAGGTGCCGCAGTTCACGCTGACCGCACAACTGATGGTGTCGTCGGTGGTATGCGGACCGCTGTTCGGACTCGCAGCGTATGGCTTTACGCGTCTGACGAGCCGGGCACGCGCACTCGCACCGAAAGACTGGCGGCTGCCGGTTCTGACGATACTCAACTTCGCTGTGATCGGCTTGCTTGCGATGTCGTGGCCGCAACTGCTCGGTAACGGCAAAGGACCGGCGGGGCTCAGCTTCGACAGCCACCTCACAGTCGGGCTAGCGGCGATACTGCTCGTGCTGAAGGTCGTCATCACCAGCAGCAGTCTGCGCAGCGGCGCCGAAGGTGGCCTGCTTACGCCTGGAATTGCAATCGGCGCACTGTTCGCGCTGGTGATTGCAGGTTTGCTGAATCAGATCTGGCCTGGCATGCAACCGGGCGCGTTCGCTATCGTTGGCGCTGCCGCGTTCCTTGCCGCGTCGATGCAGATGCCGATTACCGCCGTCGTTCTGATTCTCGAGTTCACGCGCGTCAATCACGATCTGCTGATTCCGATCCTGCTTGCAGTAGGTGGATCGGTCAGCACGCTCAAGCTGGCGGCGCGCTGGTTTCCGTTGCCGTTCGTCCCGGCGAAAAGGCCGGTTGGTGCGGTCAGCATCGAACGCACGGCGTAA
- a CDS encoding glycoside hydrolase family 95 protein, with protein sequence MMKILVNQKRRKLLKLGGAAAILPVAGHAGAATSSPSGTTGDPSAFPTDSASLSISSDSSLVSPDQALLFNYDTPAVESSIQFQGLPVGNGRLGAMSGGASDREALYLNEITLWSGSKNVVDLAYTTTGMGSYLTLGKLYIDLPGHAGATNYQRSLDISNSIVRTQYSVGGRSYSREIFSSFPDNVIVIRLASHGGTYNGTISLVDGQGTQTVGESNQALSFSGAVSGSGELYSTYMAVVPDAGTATLNAATAQITLQGCPALTIIVAARTDYNGRYVDNYLNGVSPRDTVIADVKSAAGRRYRDLLERHVRDYRALFGRMDLNLGRSTDAQRALTIPERLVARQANPTVADPELEAMYVQFGRYLTISSSRGSLPANLQGLWSTTNNPPWMADYHTDINIEMNYWLADRAGLPECQQPFVDYVTGQLPSWQQNTLNHFNDAANVNYSNSDGKVAGWTVAISTGIYGSVGWDWSPPASAWYCRTLWNHYQYTLDKAYLARIYPVMKSACEFWQARLIRDPVSGLLVDDKDWSPEQGPHQQLGITFAQELVWDLFTNYGTASGLLGKDASFAQTIAGLKSQLYLPKVSPTTGQLQEWMDDSIVGEVGHRHLSPLIGWFEGERITLDSDPKLVAGVKALLTARGFDSFGWALAWRIACWAHFHDGATSYSMIPKLLRYSEGNDGIDGTFANMFDAYALSSNSSAFQIDANFGGPAAILEMLLQSRMDRITVLPALPSQWGTGHVTGLRAKGGFSLDLKWSRGALSSVKLTSVGGTRTTLQYGSVVRAVTVRENGTATFDGNLRPLS encoded by the coding sequence ATGATGAAAATTTTGGTCAATCAAAAGCGGCGCAAGCTGCTGAAGTTAGGGGGCGCGGCTGCCATCCTTCCGGTTGCAGGACATGCCGGCGCCGCCACCAGCTCTCCATCCGGTACAACCGGTGATCCCTCCGCATTCCCCACCGATTCAGCTTCCCTTTCAATATCGTCAGATTCATCGCTTGTATCCCCCGATCAGGCGCTGCTGTTCAACTACGACACGCCCGCGGTCGAATCGAGCATCCAGTTTCAGGGCTTGCCCGTCGGCAACGGACGTCTGGGTGCGATGTCGGGCGGCGCCAGCGACCGCGAAGCGCTCTACCTGAACGAAATCACGTTGTGGTCGGGCAGCAAGAACGTCGTCGATCTTGCCTACACGACGACGGGAATGGGCAGCTACCTGACGCTCGGCAAGCTCTACATCGATCTGCCCGGTCACGCCGGCGCGACGAACTACCAGCGTTCGCTCGACATCAGCAATTCGATCGTGCGTACGCAGTACAGCGTCGGCGGCAGGAGCTATAGCCGCGAGATCTTCAGCAGCTTTCCCGACAACGTGATCGTGATTCGTCTCGCGTCTCATGGCGGCACGTATAACGGCACGATTTCCCTTGTCGACGGACAGGGCACGCAGACCGTCGGCGAATCGAACCAGGCGCTGTCGTTCTCCGGTGCGGTGAGTGGCAGCGGTGAACTGTACTCAACCTACATGGCCGTCGTGCCGGATGCGGGTACTGCGACGCTCAATGCGGCCACTGCGCAGATCACACTCCAGGGTTGCCCGGCGCTCACGATCATCGTGGCGGCCCGCACCGACTACAACGGGCGTTACGTCGACAATTACCTGAACGGTGTCAGTCCGCGCGACACCGTGATCGCCGATGTGAAAAGCGCAGCGGGCAGGCGTTACCGCGACCTGCTCGAGCGTCACGTGCGGGACTACCGCGCGCTGTTCGGACGCATGGACCTCAATCTCGGCAGATCGACCGATGCGCAAAGAGCGCTGACGATTCCGGAGCGGCTGGTGGCGCGTCAGGCTAACCCCACCGTGGCCGATCCCGAACTCGAAGCGATGTATGTGCAGTTCGGACGCTACCTCACGATCTCGTCGTCGCGCGGCTCGCTGCCTGCGAATCTGCAAGGCTTGTGGAGCACCACGAACAACCCGCCGTGGATGGCCGACTACCACACCGATATCAACATCGAGATGAATTACTGGCTGGCCGATCGCGCCGGTTTGCCGGAGTGCCAGCAACCGTTCGTCGATTACGTCACCGGACAGTTGCCGTCGTGGCAGCAAAACACCCTGAATCATTTCAACGATGCCGCGAACGTGAATTACAGCAATTCGGACGGCAAGGTGGCGGGCTGGACCGTGGCGATTTCGACGGGCATTTACGGTTCGGTTGGCTGGGACTGGAGTCCGCCTGCGAGCGCCTGGTATTGCCGCACGCTGTGGAATCACTACCAGTACACGCTCGACAAGGCGTATCTCGCGAGAATCTATCCCGTCATGAAATCGGCCTGCGAATTCTGGCAGGCACGTCTGATCAGGGACCCGGTATCGGGCCTGCTCGTCGACGACAAGGACTGGTCGCCGGAGCAGGGGCCGCACCAGCAGCTCGGCATCACGTTTGCGCAGGAACTCGTCTGGGATCTGTTCACCAACTACGGAACAGCTAGCGGACTGCTCGGCAAGGATGCCAGCTTCGCGCAAACCATCGCGGGTCTGAAATCGCAACTCTATCTGCCGAAGGTAAGCCCGACGACCGGGCAGCTACAGGAGTGGATGGACGACAGCATCGTCGGCGAGGTGGGGCATCGACATCTCTCGCCGCTGATCGGCTGGTTCGAAGGCGAGCGGATCACGCTCGATAGCGACCCGAAACTCGTCGCCGGTGTGAAGGCACTGCTCACCGCGCGCGGTTTCGATTCGTTCGGTTGGGCGCTTGCGTGGCGCATCGCGTGCTGGGCGCATTTCCACGACGGCGCAACCAGCTATTCGATGATCCCGAAGTTGCTGCGTTATTCGGAGGGCAACGACGGTATCGACGGTACGTTTGCCAACATGTTCGATGCGTACGCGCTGTCGAGCAACTCGTCGGCGTTCCAGATCGATGCGAACTTCGGCGGGCCGGCAGCGATTCTGGAAATGCTGCTGCAAAGCAGGATGGATCGCATCACGGTGCTGCCCGCGCTGCCGTCGCAATGGGGCACGGGGCATGTCACCGGGTTGCGCGCGAAAGGTGGCTTCTCGCTGGATCTGAAGTGGAGCCGCGGCGCGCTGTCGTCGGTCAAGCTCACCAGCGTGGGTGGCACACGAACCACCTTGCAATACGGCAGCGTGGTGCGAGCCGTAACGGTGCGAGAAAACGGCACGGCAACATTCGACGGCAACCTGCGGCCGCTTTCGTGA
- a CDS encoding lipase family protein, protein MGLKLRLLAAVAAAVTTTLAVAAPVTVAATDPFYTYTGSTPLSSIPLGTVLKTRTVPYHVAGIATPVTAQQLLYRTNNAQNQPVVNVTSVIQSPASNGQAISYQSAYDSLNPYDEPSKVIAGDQDISKIINLGSFIYSAESIPLALLLQLGYNLIVPDTEGQTADFAAGPEYGMTTLDSIRAAINTPSTGLSPATKVAIIGYSGGAIGTDWAAQLAPTYAPDINKLLVGAAEGGILVDPAHNLHYVNGSIVWGGVAPAALVGLGRAYNIDFTPYLNDQGLAVFNDIQNQSLAYILPKYLGLQWATLLKPQYANDINSIPAYVKYANVVNAGLAGSPTIPMYMSQGYLGILNGSNPLQFGDGVMLATDVRALAQKFCASGTPVVYTEYPLEHAATAAVWAVGMLPWLYDRFAGKTAPSNCWITSLLPSSSLAPETVH, encoded by the coding sequence ATGGGCCTGAAACTTCGCTTACTCGCAGCCGTTGCGGCAGCGGTGACAACGACGCTGGCGGTTGCGGCTCCGGTTACCGTAGCCGCAACCGATCCGTTCTATACCTACACCGGCAGCACACCGCTATCCTCGATCCCGCTGGGTACCGTGCTCAAGACGCGGACCGTGCCCTATCACGTCGCGGGAATTGCGACGCCGGTCACCGCGCAACAACTGCTGTACCGCACGAACAACGCGCAGAACCAGCCCGTCGTCAATGTGACGTCGGTTATCCAGAGCCCGGCCAGCAACGGCCAGGCAATCTCCTACCAGTCGGCCTACGACTCGTTGAATCCCTACGATGAACCGTCGAAGGTCATCGCTGGAGATCAGGACATCAGCAAGATCATCAATCTGGGGAGCTTCATCTACAGTGCGGAATCCATTCCGCTCGCCCTGCTGCTGCAGCTCGGCTACAACCTGATCGTGCCCGACACCGAAGGTCAGACCGCTGATTTCGCAGCCGGCCCGGAATACGGCATGACGACCCTCGATTCGATTCGCGCCGCGATCAACACACCTTCCACCGGCCTGAGCCCTGCTACGAAGGTTGCGATCATCGGCTACTCGGGTGGAGCGATCGGTACCGACTGGGCCGCGCAGCTTGCGCCAACCTACGCGCCTGATATCAACAAGCTGCTCGTCGGTGCCGCGGAAGGCGGAATACTGGTCGATCCCGCCCACAACCTCCACTACGTGAACGGCAGCATTGTCTGGGGTGGCGTTGCGCCGGCGGCGCTCGTCGGTCTGGGACGCGCGTACAACATCGACTTCACGCCCTATCTCAACGATCAGGGGCTGGCGGTGTTCAACGATATCCAGAACCAGTCGCTGGCCTACATCCTGCCGAAGTACCTCGGGCTACAGTGGGCGACGTTGCTGAAGCCGCAGTACGCCAACGACATCAACAGCATTCCGGCCTACGTGAAGTACGCCAACGTCGTGAACGCCGGGCTCGCTGGATCGCCGACGATTCCGATGTACATGAGTCAAGGTTATCTGGGCATTCTCAACGGTTCGAATCCTTTGCAGTTCGGCGACGGCGTCATGCTTGCCACGGATGTGCGCGCGCTCGCGCAAAAGTTCTGTGCGAGCGGCACACCTGTCGTGTACACCGAATATCCGCTCGAACACGCGGCTACGGCTGCCGTGTGGGCAGTGGGGATGTTGCCGTGGCTGTACGATCGTTTCGCGGGGAAAACGGCGCCGAGCAACTGCTGGATCACGAGCCTGCTGCCGAGCAGTTCGTTAGCGCCTGAGACGGTTCACTAG
- a CDS encoding LysR substrate-binding domain-containing protein, with protein sequence MNKPTTGLPPLEWVRVFEAAGRLGSFTAAANELGLTQAAVSQRIKNLEARLGAPLFDRRARGVVLSMQGEAWLPHIQAAFGQLLGSTVNLFESPRQKITIAASASVITLWIAPRLPAITAALPNVQLTFETVQRLPDYGLAEADFEIRFGDGVWPERRAKRLFREELAPLAAPALTGKKKRGWEHLPLIATSGPRVGWRDWCAVNGTQLPAVPSLRFDTFVLALHAAEAGAGVLLGSLPLCQSALAAGRLKRLTSNALAMDGTYWITWPATMPDYAEHRTLIDCLTEA encoded by the coding sequence ATGAACAAGCCGACTACGGGTCTTCCGCCTCTCGAATGGGTTCGCGTGTTCGAGGCGGCCGGACGCCTCGGAAGCTTTACGGCAGCGGCCAACGAACTGGGTTTGACACAGGCGGCCGTCAGTCAGCGCATCAAGAATCTCGAGGCGCGACTCGGCGCGCCGTTGTTCGACCGGCGGGCTCGCGGAGTTGTGCTGTCGATGCAAGGCGAGGCGTGGCTGCCGCACATCCAGGCGGCGTTCGGTCAGTTGCTGGGCAGCACCGTCAATCTGTTCGAGTCGCCGCGACAGAAAATTACCATCGCGGCTTCCGCGTCGGTGATTACGCTCTGGATCGCGCCGCGACTGCCGGCGATTACTGCCGCACTGCCCAATGTCCAGCTGACGTTTGAAACCGTACAGCGGCTTCCCGACTATGGCCTTGCGGAGGCGGACTTCGAGATTCGTTTCGGTGACGGCGTGTGGCCCGAACGTCGCGCGAAGCGGCTCTTCAGGGAAGAACTTGCACCGCTTGCTGCTCCGGCGCTGACTGGAAAGAAAAAACGCGGCTGGGAACACCTGCCGCTTATCGCGACTTCCGGGCCTCGGGTGGGCTGGCGCGACTGGTGTGCAGTCAACGGAACGCAGTTGCCTGCCGTACCGTCGCTGCGATTCGATACGTTCGTGCTGGCGCTGCATGCTGCCGAAGCCGGCGCAGGCGTACTGCTCGGCTCACTGCCGCTGTGTCAATCGGCGCTTGCGGCAGGTCGCCTCAAGCGCCTGACGTCGAACGCGCTCGCGATGGATGGCACCTACTGGATCACCTGGCCCGCGACCATGCCGGACTATGCGGAGCACCGGACGTTGATCGATTGTCTGACTGAAGCGTAG
- a CDS encoding alpha-galactosidase D, which produces MKTLSRTQVYLLFVSVLMVFGLVACGGDQNSTEAASALKAVANTATSAASAADALSQRGGAPAQSTIALPPMGWASWNAYGCTVTEDLVKTAADVISDGLKKDGALKKAGYSYINVDDCWFAPSRDAQGNLVADPVKFPSGIKALAAYVHARGLKFGIYEVPAAETCAQRNNLYPGHTTPMGSLGHEVQDANTFASWDVDYVKYDWCSPDGTVDDQVAGFQMMRDALNSAGAAKNRPIVYSINPNSFHVDKTGRSYDWGQVSDLWRSTEDITYDTGTPGHQSTPDFSRIVNQNFYGNLFPEAQHTGVYNDADMMLAGFGLTAAQDQTHMSLWAISGAPLILGLDLTTPVSAATMATLTNPEVLAVDQDVRGMQAIRVAEPRDGLGVWAKLLSGQGRRAVVLLNTTGTAAAITVNWADLGLNPAASASVRDIWAHQDLGSHASSYTVANVPAGGSVMLTIAGTDDASKVEPATPEKHEAGVARYTLNATNGGYIDVDYQNTGKSALKVPLILNESVLTTITLPVTSGNAQGRITLYMPFQPGSNKLTFVLPNPGRHAPTVGKVTLIAGPQPALPPVIYAAADPANTVQDASVAECNICSGNEKIGNLTNSDSSLQFNNVVAAADGQYAVPVVYISADDGGGAPRALNVSVNNGPPVAVQFPGEGTWDFPILSSVQVVVPLKAGTSNTIKFSTIPGNYGPDLDGLGQAAKQ; this is translated from the coding sequence ATGAAAACCCTGAGTCGCACGCAGGTGTATCTGCTTTTCGTGAGCGTCTTGATGGTCTTCGGCCTGGTCGCCTGCGGCGGCGACCAGAATTCCACCGAGGCGGCAAGCGCCCTGAAGGCCGTGGCTAACACGGCCACATCGGCTGCATCGGCCGCAGATGCGCTCTCGCAACGAGGAGGCGCACCGGCGCAAAGCACGATCGCATTGCCGCCGATGGGCTGGGCATCGTGGAATGCGTATGGCTGCACCGTCACCGAAGATCTGGTGAAGACAGCCGCGGACGTGATCTCCGATGGTTTGAAGAAAGATGGCGCGCTGAAGAAAGCGGGCTACAGCTATATCAACGTCGACGATTGCTGGTTCGCGCCATCGCGCGACGCGCAGGGCAACCTGGTCGCCGACCCCGTCAAGTTCCCGAGCGGCATCAAGGCGCTGGCTGCCTACGTGCACGCTCGCGGCCTGAAGTTCGGCATCTACGAAGTACCCGCGGCCGAAACCTGTGCCCAGCGCAATAACCTGTACCCAGGACACACCACCCCGATGGGCAGCCTTGGGCACGAAGTTCAGGATGCCAACACGTTCGCCTCATGGGACGTTGACTACGTGAAGTACGACTGGTGCTCGCCGGACGGCACGGTCGACGATCAGGTCGCGGGTTTCCAGATGATGCGCGATGCACTGAACAGCGCGGGGGCCGCAAAGAATCGACCGATTGTCTACAGCATCAATCCGAACAGTTTCCACGTCGACAAGACGGGACGTTCGTATGACTGGGGCCAGGTGTCGGATCTGTGGAGAAGCACTGAGGACATCACGTACGACACGGGCACGCCGGGCCATCAAAGCACGCCCGATTTCTCCCGAATCGTGAACCAGAATTTCTACGGCAATCTGTTTCCGGAAGCGCAGCACACTGGCGTCTATAACGATGCGGACATGATGCTTGCCGGGTTCGGTCTGACGGCTGCGCAGGATCAAACGCACATGAGCTTGTGGGCGATTTCGGGTGCGCCGCTTATCCTGGGTCTCGACCTGACGACGCCGGTTAGCGCAGCAACGATGGCGACACTGACCAACCCCGAAGTGCTGGCCGTCGATCAGGACGTACGCGGTATGCAGGCAATTCGTGTCGCAGAGCCGCGCGACGGTCTGGGTGTGTGGGCCAAGCTGCTGTCCGGCCAGGGTCGTCGTGCGGTGGTCCTGCTCAACACGACGGGGACCGCGGCAGCGATCACGGTGAACTGGGCAGACCTCGGACTGAACCCCGCCGCTTCAGCCAGTGTCCGCGACATCTGGGCACACCAGGATCTCGGTTCGCACGCGTCCAGCTACACGGTCGCCAATGTACCCGCGGGCGGCTCCGTCATGCTGACGATCGCCGGTACAGACGATGCATCGAAAGTCGAGCCGGCCACACCCGAGAAGCACGAAGCCGGCGTAGCACGCTATACGCTGAACGCGACCAACGGCGGGTACATCGACGTCGACTACCAGAACACAGGGAAATCCGCGCTGAAGGTGCCGTTGATCCTCAACGAAAGCGTCCTCACGACGATTACGCTTCCCGTTACCAGCGGAAACGCGCAAGGCAGAATCACGCTGTACATGCCGTTCCAGCCGGGCAGCAACAAGTTGACGTTCGTGCTCCCCAACCCGGGCCGTCACGCACCGACTGTCGGCAAGGTGACGTTGATCGCCGGTCCGCAACCTGCATTGCCGCCGGTCATCTATGCGGCAGCAGACCCGGCCAATACCGTCCAGGACGCGTCGGTGGCGGAGTGCAACATCTGCAGCGGTAACGAGAAGATCGGCAATCTCACCAACTCGGATTCGAGCCTGCAGTTCAACAACGTCGTTGCTGCCGCCGATGGACAGTACGCGGTTCCCGTCGTGTACATCAGCGCGGATGACGGTGGCGGTGCGCCTCGCGCGTTGAATGTGAGCGTGAACAACGGGCCGCCGGTTGCCGTGCAGTTTCCGGGTGAAGGCACCTGGGACTTCCCGATCCTGTCGAGCGTTCAGGTCGTGGTGCCGCTGAAAGCCGGCACGAGCAACACGATCAAGTTCTCCACGATACCCGGCAACTACGGTCCCGATCTGGATGGCCTGGGCCAGGCAGCCAAACAGTAA
- a CDS encoding ABC transporter substrate-binding protein, which translates to MANLLGMNAAWAEPSAQLIAAAKAEGQLTLMGLPRDWCNYGQLVDDFKAKYGLKVSVLNPDAGSGDEVEAIRANKGNSGPQAPDAIDVGLSFAPKAKAEGLLAPYKVATWNTIPTEAKDADGYWYGDYYGVLSFEVNADLVSKIPTDWADLQKSDYSSSVSLAGDARVSNQAILGVFAAGLSRAHGDVAKAGDAGLQYFAELNKSGNFVPVIGKESTLAQGTTPILIRWDYNALADRDSLKGNPKVQVVVPKTGVVAGMYAQAISAYAPHPNAAKLWMEYLYSDKGQLTWLSGYCHPIRFKDLTATHKIPADMMAKLPPAAAYEKAVFPTLDQQDAFNAIITKRWDQVVGANIK; encoded by the coding sequence ATGGCGAATCTGCTCGGCATGAACGCGGCGTGGGCCGAACCGTCGGCGCAGCTGATCGCTGCCGCAAAGGCAGAAGGCCAACTGACCTTGATGGGACTGCCGCGTGATTGGTGCAACTACGGCCAACTGGTCGACGACTTCAAGGCGAAGTACGGACTCAAGGTCAGCGTATTGAATCCCGACGCAGGGTCGGGCGACGAAGTCGAAGCGATTCGCGCGAACAAAGGCAACAGCGGGCCGCAAGCGCCGGACGCCATCGATGTTGGCCTGTCCTTCGCACCCAAAGCGAAAGCGGAGGGTCTGCTCGCTCCGTACAAGGTGGCGACGTGGAACACCATTCCCACAGAGGCAAAGGATGCCGATGGCTACTGGTACGGCGACTACTATGGCGTGCTCTCGTTCGAGGTGAACGCCGATCTCGTCAGCAAGATTCCCACTGACTGGGCCGATCTGCAGAAATCCGATTACTCGAGTTCAGTGTCGCTGGCAGGCGATGCGCGCGTGTCCAATCAGGCGATTCTGGGCGTATTCGCAGCAGGCCTGTCGCGCGCGCACGGCGACGTCGCAAAGGCGGGCGACGCGGGCCTGCAATACTTCGCGGAGTTGAACAAATCCGGCAACTTCGTCCCGGTGATCGGCAAGGAATCGACGCTCGCGCAAGGCACGACGCCGATCCTGATTCGCTGGGACTACAACGCGCTTGCCGATCGGGACTCGCTGAAGGGTAATCCGAAAGTGCAGGTCGTCGTGCCGAAGACCGGCGTGGTTGCCGGCATGTACGCGCAGGCGATCAGCGCCTATGCGCCGCATCCGAATGCTGCGAAGCTCTGGATGGAATACCTCTATTCCGACAAGGGCCAGTTGACCTGGTTGAGCGGCTATTGCCATCCGATTCGCTTCAAGGACCTGACGGCGACCCACAAGATTCCCGCCGATATGATGGCGAAATTGCCGCCCGCGGCCGCATATGAAAAAGCGGTATTCCCGACCCTTGACCAGCAGGATGCGTTCAACGCGATCATCACGAAGCGCTGGGATCAGGTCGTCGGCGCGAACATCAAATGA
- the tmpB gene encoding (R)-1-hydroxy-2-trimethylaminoethylphosphonate oxygenase, producing the protein MTTPIKQTLDVDNIVAFIGDIFARRGGEEYLGEGVTMAEHMLQAAHLVEQNGESDTVIVAALLHDIGHFTSEFGAFSMSDTKDNYHDAAGAVVVEQFFPRAVTDCVRLHVAAKRYLCAVDPGYFAKLSPASVHSLRLQGGPMTDEQVARFSQNPNLADVIKVRLADDAGKVTGASTPDFAHYAPLVQRLVDAHCMR; encoded by the coding sequence ATGACGACTCCGATCAAACAGACGCTGGATGTCGACAACATCGTTGCGTTTATCGGCGATATTTTCGCGCGACGCGGCGGCGAGGAATACCTCGGTGAAGGTGTGACGATGGCCGAGCATATGCTCCAGGCTGCGCATCTCGTCGAACAGAACGGCGAAAGCGATACGGTGATCGTGGCGGCGCTCCTGCATGACATCGGCCATTTCACGAGCGAATTCGGCGCGTTCTCGATGAGCGACACGAAGGACAACTATCACGATGCGGCTGGCGCCGTCGTGGTCGAGCAATTCTTTCCTCGCGCCGTGACCGATTGCGTTCGTCTGCATGTCGCCGCGAAGCGTTATCTGTGTGCCGTCGATCCCGGTTACTTCGCGAAACTGTCGCCGGCATCCGTGCATTCGCTACGGCTTCAGGGCGGTCCGATGACGGATGAGCAGGTAGCACGCTTTAGCCAGAACCCGAATCTCGCGGATGTGATCAAGGTTCGCCTGGCGGACGATGCGGGGAAGGTTACCGGTGCGAGCACGCCCGACTTCGCGCACTACGCGCCATTGGTGCAACGGCTCGTGGACGCGCATTGTATGAGGTGA
- a CDS encoding rhomboid family intramembrane serine protease, with protein sequence MTRVTAPRSNTTVSIASLKPRAVLLVCFVGSMWMVWAVSAALPFLNLAQYGVVPRTFRGLVGILFAPWLHANLAHLMANTGALVVLGWLCMWPRIAEFWQATLAGMLGAGATAWLLGAPDTVHIGASGLVFGYAGYLVARGWYTHSVFSIVVALFVAGVYGVSVLSGVLPLTPGISWQSHLGGALGGILAARIAARVRRSG encoded by the coding sequence ATGACGAGAGTCACAGCACCCCGTTCGAACACAACGGTCTCCATTGCCTCGCTTAAACCGCGTGCGGTACTCCTCGTCTGCTTTGTCGGCTCCATGTGGATGGTCTGGGCGGTCTCGGCGGCTTTGCCGTTTCTGAACCTGGCACAGTATGGTGTCGTGCCTCGCACATTTCGCGGTCTCGTCGGTATTCTGTTCGCACCGTGGTTGCATGCCAACCTCGCGCACCTGATGGCGAACACGGGCGCCCTCGTCGTGCTCGGCTGGCTTTGCATGTGGCCGCGCATCGCGGAGTTCTGGCAAGCGACACTCGCCGGTATGCTCGGCGCCGGCGCGACTGCGTGGCTGCTCGGCGCACCGGACACGGTGCATATCGGCGCGAGCGGGCTCGTGTTCGGCTACGCCGGTTACCTCGTCGCACGCGGGTGGTATACGCACAGCGTCTTTTCTATTGTGGTCGCGCTGTTTGTCGCGGGCGTTTATGGCGTTAGCGTGCTGTCCGGCGTGTTGCCGCTCACGCCGGGCATTTCCTGGCAGAGCCATCTTGGTGGAGCGCTAGGCGGTATTCTTGCGGCGCGCATCGCCGCACGCGTGCGGCGCTCCGGCTGA
- a CDS encoding DUF4148 domain-containing protein, producing MNKLSLIAVSFVAIASSGVFTNAFAQEKTRAEVRQELIQAENDGLRFVTDASYPDVSPIYAHQVAQMKAQDTSGVGAAASGASSSGTRAPMSSANHSASCVGPVSFCSLYFGS from the coding sequence ATGAACAAGCTCTCTCTTATCGCCGTGTCCTTCGTTGCCATCGCTTCGAGCGGCGTATTCACGAACGCTTTCGCACAGGAAAAGACCCGTGCCGAAGTCCGCCAGGAATTGATTCAGGCCGAAAACGACGGGCTGCGTTTCGTCACCGATGCGTCGTATCCCGACGTAAGTCCGATCTACGCGCATCAGGTCGCGCAGATGAAGGCGCAGGATACGAGCGGTGTCGGCGCGGCGGCGTCGGGTGCCAGCAGTAGCGGTACGCGCGCGCCGATGAGCAGCGCAAATCACAGTGCGTCGTGTGTTGGACCGGTGAGCTTCTGCTCGCTGTATTTCGGCAGCTGA